A window of Pirellula sp. SH-Sr6A contains these coding sequences:
- a CDS encoding DUF3127 domain-containing protein, translated as MSNAKIRGIVHVIEETKTFGQKGFRKRTVVLEQQNGRFANYIPLEFTNDGCDLVDDLRLGDEVDITYRLGGRKWQKDPSSEVKYFLSAEAMAFTKVGSKGEDSFDVDDINNEFSQSGADDDAPF; from the coding sequence ATGTCGAACGCAAAAATCCGTGGCATCGTCCACGTCATCGAAGAAACGAAAACCTTTGGACAAAAAGGGTTCCGAAAGCGGACTGTCGTACTGGAACAGCAAAACGGCCGCTTCGCCAACTACATTCCTCTCGAATTCACCAATGACGGATGCGATTTGGTGGACGATCTTCGGTTGGGGGACGAAGTCGACATCACTTACCGTCTCGGCGGTCGCAAGTGGCAAAAGGATCCGTCCAGCGAAGTGAAGTATTTCCTCAGCGCTGAGGCGATGGCGTTTACCAAGGTCGGCTCCAAAGGCGAGGACTCGTTCGATGTCGACGACATCAACAACGAGTTCTCGCAATCCGGCGCCGACGACGATGCGCCGTTTTAG
- a CDS encoding glycosyltransferase family A protein: MLFALVFVLLLPLVVLPVALFLKNLKEFSPATSDPARIREAEREAISVCIPARNEERSIANSLESILQSTHPTYEVLVLDDHSEDRTREIVESYSKQSERVRLVTSNPLPPGWNGKQHACWQLAQQAKHPTLLFLDADVRLAPDALTRCIAEQQLRGAPLISGFPLQETGTLAEKTLIPMMHYVLLCYLPLDRMRSTTKPEFAAGCGQLFVAQREPYFTCGGHQAIQQSRHDGIQLPRAFRRHGFRTDLFDGTDIARCRMYETTLQVMRGLLKNATEGIANPKLIVPFTILLVGGNLLPIGLLVSARYGKSSIFVLVLLGALVLMTWIPRVLAAIRFRQSIGGALLHPIAIAIFISLQWIALIQRQLGAQVTWRGRI; this comes from the coding sequence ATGTTGTTTGCTCTGGTATTCGTTCTGCTCCTCCCACTGGTTGTTCTCCCTGTAGCTCTCTTTCTCAAGAACTTGAAAGAGTTTAGTCCCGCAACTTCGGATCCCGCGCGGATCCGCGAAGCGGAGCGTGAGGCGATCAGCGTATGCATCCCCGCGCGAAACGAAGAACGCAGTATTGCCAATTCGCTTGAATCGATCCTCCAGTCGACTCACCCTACCTACGAAGTTTTGGTACTGGACGACCATTCAGAAGATCGCACCCGCGAAATTGTGGAATCCTATTCCAAACAGAGTGAGCGTGTGCGTCTGGTGACTTCGAATCCATTGCCGCCTGGATGGAACGGAAAACAGCATGCGTGCTGGCAATTGGCACAGCAGGCGAAGCATCCAACACTCCTGTTTCTGGACGCAGATGTGCGGCTCGCTCCCGATGCACTGACGCGTTGCATCGCGGAACAACAACTTCGGGGGGCTCCTCTCATTAGCGGCTTTCCGTTGCAAGAAACCGGCACGCTTGCAGAGAAAACTCTCATTCCGATGATGCACTACGTGCTGCTATGCTACTTGCCTCTCGATCGCATGCGGTCGACGACCAAGCCCGAGTTTGCGGCCGGCTGCGGACAGCTATTCGTCGCCCAGCGAGAGCCTTACTTCACGTGCGGTGGCCATCAGGCGATTCAGCAATCTCGTCACGATGGCATTCAATTGCCTAGGGCATTTCGCCGCCACGGATTCCGAACGGACCTGTTCGATGGGACAGACATTGCTCGTTGCCGAATGTATGAAACGACATTACAAGTAATGAGAGGCTTGCTCAAAAATGCAACCGAAGGAATCGCGAATCCAAAGCTCATCGTTCCGTTCACGATTTTGCTTGTCGGCGGCAACTTGCTCCCAATTGGGCTGCTCGTCTCTGCACGGTATGGCAAATCAAGTATCTTCGTTCTAGTGTTGCTCGGGGCATTGGTCCTCATGACATGGATTCCCAGGGTCCTAGCTGCGATTCGATTCCGTCAATCGATTGGCGGTGCGCTCCTTCACCCCATTGCAATAGCGATCTTCATCTCTCTTCAGTGGATCGCTTTGATCCAGAGACAGCTGGGGGCTCAAGTCACTTGGAGAGGAAGGATCTAA
- a CDS encoding S46 family peptidase: MRLRTWIRIGISAAIACSAWGREFALADEGMWLFNAVPKTELKKKYGFEPTQEWLDHLMLSSVRFNSGGSASFVSSNGLVLTNHHVASDTLYKLSTAEHNYNEDGFLAKSQAEEIKAPDLELNQLISIEDVTARVNSAVAAGLSPQDAAKARQAAMAQIEKESLDKTGLRSDVVTLFGGGKYHLYRYMKYTDVRLVWAPEAGSAFFGGDADNFEYPRYCLDVTLFRVYENGKPAKIEHFLKMDPNGAKENDLVFVSGNPGRTRRIFTHSAIEFQRDHSMPRTMNYLRRKEILMQQYGLTGPEQKRRAKDDLFGIQNSRKAIGGMLAGLQDPAFATSKKKEESALRENVSSDPKLKPFAGAWQQIEQSQAKRKELLTQSVSLRTKLYGVAETLVLMAIEDTKASAERFREYRDSNRESFLQELYSDAPMYDDLERIQLADELARLSEDRGGNDPFVRKALQEKGPKDRASELIGKTELFSVEGRKKIAAAGLEGLKKSTDPMIQLALAMEPEYRRVRELTDSIDETERQAYAKITEAKFAVAGDTLYPDATFTLRLSYGQVKGYESNGGTVPAATTLAGAFDHESKHLAEEPWILPKSWKSAKDNFNGSAPFNFVCTADIIGGNSGSPVVSKEGAMVGIIFDGNIESLTADFYYTDQVSRAVSVHIAGVLEAMRKIYDAGHLADEMGK, from the coding sequence ATGAGATTACGCACATGGATACGTATCGGAATCAGTGCCGCGATAGCTTGCTCTGCATGGGGACGGGAGTTTGCATTGGCAGATGAAGGAATGTGGCTCTTTAATGCCGTTCCCAAAACGGAGTTGAAGAAGAAGTACGGATTTGAGCCAACCCAAGAATGGCTGGACCATCTCATGCTTTCGAGCGTCCGTTTCAACTCGGGCGGTTCCGCATCCTTCGTCTCTTCCAATGGTTTGGTTCTGACCAATCACCACGTTGCGTCCGACACGCTCTACAAACTCTCTACGGCGGAGCACAATTACAACGAAGACGGATTCTTGGCGAAGTCACAGGCAGAGGAAATCAAAGCTCCCGATCTGGAACTGAATCAACTGATCTCGATTGAAGATGTTACCGCTCGGGTTAACAGTGCGGTCGCGGCGGGACTCAGCCCACAGGACGCCGCCAAAGCTCGACAAGCCGCCATGGCCCAGATCGAAAAAGAGTCGTTGGACAAAACCGGTTTGCGCAGCGATGTGGTAACCCTATTCGGCGGGGGTAAGTACCATCTGTACCGGTACATGAAATACACCGACGTTAGGTTGGTCTGGGCGCCCGAAGCAGGTAGTGCATTCTTCGGAGGCGATGCAGACAACTTCGAGTACCCACGCTATTGCCTCGATGTCACCTTGTTTCGCGTTTATGAAAACGGGAAACCGGCAAAGATTGAACACTTCCTCAAAATGGATCCCAACGGGGCCAAAGAAAACGATCTCGTTTTCGTATCGGGAAACCCGGGCCGTACACGCCGAATTTTTACCCATTCGGCCATCGAGTTCCAGCGTGACCACTCGATGCCCCGAACCATGAATTATCTCCGTCGCAAGGAGATTCTCATGCAGCAATATGGTCTGACTGGTCCGGAACAAAAGCGACGCGCGAAAGACGATCTCTTCGGGATCCAAAACTCCCGAAAAGCAATCGGCGGCATGTTGGCCGGATTGCAAGATCCTGCCTTTGCAACTTCGAAGAAGAAGGAGGAATCGGCCCTGCGCGAGAACGTTTCTTCAGACCCCAAGCTCAAGCCATTCGCAGGTGCTTGGCAACAAATCGAACAATCGCAGGCGAAACGAAAGGAATTGCTCACCCAGTCGGTGAGCCTTCGCACGAAATTGTACGGCGTTGCTGAAACTCTCGTGCTCATGGCGATCGAAGACACCAAAGCCAGCGCGGAACGTTTTCGTGAATACCGAGACAGCAACCGCGAATCGTTTCTTCAAGAGCTATATTCCGATGCGCCAATGTACGACGATCTAGAACGCATTCAACTCGCAGATGAACTTGCTCGGTTATCTGAAGATCGAGGAGGAAACGACCCGTTCGTTCGCAAGGCACTTCAAGAAAAGGGGCCAAAAGATCGAGCGTCGGAGCTGATCGGAAAGACGGAATTGTTCTCGGTTGAAGGTCGCAAGAAGATTGCAGCTGCTGGACTAGAGGGACTGAAGAAATCAACCGATCCTATGATTCAACTTGCCCTCGCCATGGAACCCGAGTACCGACGCGTTCGCGAACTTACCGACAGTATTGATGAGACGGAACGGCAGGCCTATGCCAAGATCACCGAGGCCAAGTTTGCGGTGGCAGGCGACACTCTCTATCCCGATGCGACCTTCACTCTCCGCCTTTCCTACGGACAAGTAAAAGGATACGAGAGCAACGGCGGGACCGTCCCTGCCGCCACAACACTCGCGGGAGCCTTCGATCACGAGTCCAAACACCTTGCCGAAGAGCCTTGGATTCTCCCCAAGAGCTGGAAGTCGGCGAAAGATAACTTCAACGGTTCGGCTCCCTTCAATTTTGTTTGTACTGCGGACATCATCGGCGGCAATTCGGGATCCCCTGTCGTCTCCAAAGAGGGCGCAATGGTTGGGATCATTTTCGACGGCAATATCGAAAGCCTGACCGCAGATTTTTACTACACCGATCAAGTTTCGCGAGCCGTTTCCGTCCACATCGCTGGTGTCCTCGAGGCAATGCGAAAAATTTACGATGCGGGACATCTGGCCGACGAAATGGGGAAGTAG
- a CDS encoding carbohydrate porin gives MTASCSPLASCGAERQYFTGDWFGYRSGMKERGVAFSGNSTHFAFGVEGGIERLPPIPLPLEFGDTFEYTGRGEYDLKFDLEKFGGLPYGSLLVRAEHWYGEYGNVSLNTGSLPPAVFPALLPTAPNDQGELFLTNFVITQPLSESLVLYGGKKDVLGAADQDEFAGGDGTEQFVNQAFIANPAFLLGLPYTGFVVGAAMPQSWGMVNVFAYDPKDRTTDFFDIDDLYANGVIVGTEVKVNTGAFDRPGDVHVGGMWKKVDLTDLQFNEPPPGVYPQPVVPGFQTKSDSWTLYSGFDQYLKQFEAGERKGWGLFGRASISDGNPTPLRYFLSAGLGGDSKLRAERKDKWGVGWYYVGSSTEYGPLPRQLFGPRDGTGVEMFYNFQVRPWMNITPDVQYIKPDAGALADEAFVYGLRMNVIL, from the coding sequence ATGACAGCATCTTGTTCCCCGTTGGCGTCATGCGGAGCGGAGCGTCAGTACTTCACCGGTGACTGGTTTGGATACAGGTCCGGGATGAAAGAACGAGGGGTAGCTTTCTCAGGAAATTCAACTCACTTCGCATTCGGTGTCGAGGGTGGGATAGAAAGGTTACCGCCGATTCCGTTGCCGCTCGAGTTTGGAGATACCTTCGAGTACACAGGTCGCGGCGAATACGATCTGAAGTTCGACTTGGAAAAATTTGGTGGACTTCCTTACGGATCGCTTCTAGTTCGAGCTGAACACTGGTATGGAGAGTACGGCAATGTTTCGCTGAACACCGGATCGCTTCCACCTGCTGTTTTCCCAGCATTACTCCCGACCGCTCCGAACGATCAAGGGGAGTTATTCCTTACCAATTTTGTCATCACCCAACCGCTATCCGAAAGCTTGGTCCTATACGGTGGCAAGAAAGATGTCTTGGGAGCGGCAGATCAAGATGAGTTCGCGGGGGGAGATGGTACAGAGCAGTTTGTGAACCAAGCGTTCATTGCTAATCCCGCTTTTCTCTTGGGGCTTCCATATACTGGATTTGTCGTGGGAGCTGCCATGCCCCAATCGTGGGGGATGGTCAACGTCTTCGCTTACGACCCCAAGGATCGAACTACGGATTTCTTTGATATCGATGATCTTTATGCCAACGGCGTTATTGTCGGTACGGAGGTCAAGGTCAATACGGGAGCATTCGATCGGCCAGGTGACGTTCACGTAGGAGGGATGTGGAAGAAAGTCGATTTGACGGACCTGCAATTCAATGAGCCCCCTCCAGGTGTTTATCCGCAGCCGGTTGTACCAGGTTTTCAAACTAAGTCCGATTCTTGGACCCTCTACTCTGGGTTCGATCAATACCTAAAGCAGTTCGAAGCAGGAGAGAGAAAGGGGTGGGGCCTCTTCGGTCGGGCTTCCATCAGCGATGGGAATCCAACGCCTCTACGATACTTTCTAAGTGCTGGCTTGGGCGGAGACAGTAAGCTTCGCGCCGAACGAAAAGATAAGTGGGGAGTTGGTTGGTACTATGTGGGCTCAAGTACCGAATACGGACCGCTTCCAAGACAGCTTTTTGGCCCCAGAGATGGAACTGGCGTTGAGATGTTCTATAACTTCCAAGTCCGTCCGTGGATGAACATAACGCCTGATGTGCAGTACATCAAACCGGATGCAGGCGCGTTGGCCGATGAGGCATTTGTATATGGCCTGCGTATGAACGTGATTCTCTAG
- a CDS encoding IS630 family transposase: MGRYATKFATVTQDDREWLRGQWKNGETHTTRCRAHAIILSAQHLSTVEISLILAVTYETISSWLDRWEELGRDGILDADRPGRPPILDQKDLDAVRKIVQEHPQEPSVILNEALKETDKAFSRSTLRRAIKKMGFRWKRLRLSLKKQRDSKAFQKASQHLKALIESDEVNVVYLDEAHFSASGVVSYAWQQKGQRLLIPISGRTRKGMQVIGFQSSKGRVRTYVQRSNICGKTIVAAINDYLKTIRRKTVLVLDNASPHTCNEVKSHLDDWSRKGLILYHLPAYSPELNAIEHLWNKVKHQMLPRTAWESIETLGKCLLESLKRLGVVREFEPMPSL, translated from the coding sequence ATGGGACGATATGCGACCAAATTCGCGACGGTTACGCAGGATGATCGTGAATGGCTTAGAGGACAATGGAAGAACGGCGAAACTCATACGACGCGGTGTCGTGCTCACGCGATTATCCTTAGCGCACAGCATTTGAGCACCGTAGAAATCAGTCTGATTTTGGCGGTAACATACGAGACGATTAGCAGTTGGTTAGATCGTTGGGAAGAATTGGGACGGGATGGAATACTGGATGCGGATAGACCGGGAAGGCCTCCCATTCTGGACCAAAAGGATCTCGATGCAGTTCGGAAGATCGTTCAAGAGCATCCGCAGGAACCAAGCGTGATTCTCAATGAAGCATTGAAAGAAACCGACAAGGCATTCAGCCGTTCGACCCTTCGCAGGGCCATCAAGAAAATGGGCTTTCGTTGGAAACGTCTCCGGCTTTCCCTCAAAAAGCAAAGAGATTCTAAGGCATTCCAGAAGGCGTCACAGCACCTGAAAGCATTGATTGAATCCGATGAGGTCAACGTTGTTTACCTAGATGAAGCACACTTCTCGGCTTCAGGTGTGGTGAGCTATGCGTGGCAGCAGAAGGGGCAACGATTGTTAATTCCCATAAGCGGTAGAACTCGAAAGGGCATGCAAGTAATCGGATTCCAATCGTCGAAGGGACGAGTTCGAACGTATGTGCAACGTTCGAATATTTGTGGGAAGACAATTGTTGCCGCGATCAATGACTATCTGAAAACCATTCGCCGCAAAACAGTTCTCGTTCTTGACAATGCAAGCCCGCATACTTGCAATGAGGTCAAATCTCATCTTGACGATTGGTCACGGAAGGGATTAATCCTTTATCATCTTCCTGCCTACAGTCCAGAATTGAACGCGATTGAGCATCTTTGGAATAAAGTGAAGCATCAGATGCTTCCACGAACCGCTTGGGAGTCGATTGAGACGCTCGGGAAATGCCTATTGGAATCGCTCAAAAGACTTGGAGTCGTTCGGGAGTTCGAACCAATGCCATCACTTTGA
- a CDS encoding DUF1552 domain-containing protein gives MKMNQPERRAQTISRRKWLHGTGVLVGLPWLESLQVWGGEAPTDDVASELPKRFGVMFMACGVHPDHWWAKTTPEGMELSRCLHPLESVKSKLNVINGLFNKNATGVGIHPGQTGNILSGAALQKGAELRGGISVDQAIANAIGQDDVVPSLVLGCEQPTTGYHETNFSMAYSSHISWQNATSPVPMEVYPSLAFDSLFENRGTQRNKSILDRVREDASSLAMRASARDKAKLDEYLTSIREVEKRIQRQRGGIDKVQEKVARTGESVFQMNRPDNGLPEDIREHMRLMCDIIALAFQSNRTRVASLLLCRDISGLFYPFLDVRKPHHLASHDDGSDEWERVTTYYSSQLAYLAQKLESMQEGDGTVLDNSCLMFVNNMWSGSKHDSTRVPLLTVGGLGGTMKTGQVLDFGKRHDNERKLCSFYLSVMNRMGVSANAFGDADSPLADLGVLPKS, from the coding sequence ATGAAAATGAATCAACCTGAACGTCGTGCTCAAACTATCTCGCGGCGCAAATGGCTTCACGGAACAGGCGTTCTCGTCGGACTTCCCTGGCTTGAATCACTGCAAGTGTGGGGGGGCGAGGCTCCTACCGACGACGTCGCTTCCGAATTGCCTAAACGCTTTGGAGTCATGTTTATGGCTTGCGGCGTGCACCCCGATCATTGGTGGGCCAAGACAACTCCGGAAGGTATGGAGCTCAGCCGCTGCCTGCATCCGCTGGAGAGCGTGAAGTCGAAGTTGAATGTGATCAATGGTCTGTTCAATAAGAATGCCACTGGAGTCGGCATCCACCCTGGTCAAACCGGCAACATCCTTTCCGGCGCTGCGCTTCAAAAAGGTGCGGAATTGCGGGGTGGCATAAGTGTGGATCAAGCGATTGCGAATGCGATTGGGCAAGACGATGTGGTTCCTAGTTTGGTCTTGGGATGCGAGCAACCGACGACTGGGTACCACGAGACCAACTTCTCCATGGCGTATAGCTCTCATATCTCTTGGCAAAACGCGACATCTCCGGTCCCTATGGAGGTCTATCCGTCGCTCGCGTTTGATAGCCTATTCGAGAATCGGGGAACTCAACGCAACAAGAGTATTTTGGACCGAGTTCGAGAAGATGCGTCCAGTCTCGCGATGCGAGCGAGCGCTCGGGACAAGGCGAAGCTCGATGAGTATTTGACCAGTATTCGAGAAGTCGAGAAACGGATTCAGCGGCAGCGCGGCGGCATCGACAAAGTTCAGGAGAAGGTCGCGAGAACCGGGGAATCGGTCTTTCAGATGAATCGCCCTGACAACGGACTGCCAGAGGACATTCGCGAGCATATGCGGTTGATGTGCGATATCATCGCCCTCGCGTTTCAAAGCAACCGCACCCGGGTTGCATCGCTTCTCTTGTGCCGCGACATCTCAGGGCTTTTCTATCCCTTCTTGGATGTGCGCAAACCTCACCACCTCGCTTCACACGATGATGGATCGGACGAATGGGAACGTGTGACAACGTACTACAGCAGTCAATTGGCATACTTGGCCCAGAAGCTCGAGAGTATGCAAGAAGGAGATGGAACGGTGCTCGACAATTCCTGCTTGATGTTCGTCAACAACATGTGGTCGGGTAGCAAGCACGACTCAACGAGGGTACCTCTCCTCACTGTCGGTGGTCTGGGGGGAACCATGAAGACTGGTCAAGTTCTAGACTTCGGAAAGCGCCATGACAATGAGCGAAAGCTTTGCAGTTTCTACCTCTCGGTGATGAACCGAATGGGGGTTTCTGCTAACGCATTTGGCGATGCCGATTCTCCCCTTGCAGATCTTGGAGTGCTCCCCAAAAGTTGA
- a CDS encoding DUF1592 domain-containing protein — protein MRSLPSGTFYGPAPSPPTLLELFMHVGFHFRKSLVAVACIAIAFGLLAGIPIPRKTFAEEFPIPLAAGNSAADTSETDQELARTFEAEILPLFSKYCMDCHDSATAEAKLDMSIFRSPSDIDQAWGSWQAILSRVHEKEMPPADAGELPSDEERKRLADWASRFRTSEAARRAGDPGPISTRRLSNSEYNYSIRDLTGVDIKPTASFPIDAANAAGFDNSAESLTISPSLINKYLDAARSVADHMLLTPDGIRFAPHPVVTDTDRDKYCVQRIVDFYRAQPTALDAYLLAAWEGKRESLSPGADRWVEFARARKLSPRYLTTIWEHLHDVTIQWGPSKELQRRWNALPSDREKSDTVERECKEIAKWIEETRRPMRVRIANLNGARGMNGGSQPLVLWKNRKMAASRRLVHHDAINPDTKDCVLSEAELAIMKSDRTEAKEAVQRDYEKFGAVFPDTFLVLERGRAHISEEEAAREAKGRLLSAGFHSMMGFFRDDQPLCELILDEEQKRQLDRLWEELNFISHVPTRQYSGFIWFERAEASFINDPAFHFVRAEDKSALSQEMIDRFANAYLNKLEGMESSSALREAVAFHFKDCNTRIRAFETEWKDARPKQLTSLLEFAGRAFRRPLSDRDRERILQYYDESLQQSSGDHRAAMEDTLVTILVSPSYLYRWDLQGVSSQSEDDVREEGSESKQVSALPIETTAIGTTGQSMVPLRDEELASRLSYFLWSSTPDPELMELARQRRLSDPEVLVAQSRRMLADPRAKSMLLEFLGNWLDFRRFDQHQAVDRNQFSSFDDELRNSMWQEPIEFLHYLIQNEGTVAGILDADYMILDGRLAAHYGVKNAPPVYERKWSKFPEAKAYQRGGILSMAVFLTQNSPGLRTSPVKRGYWVVRRLLGELIPPPPPNVPELPNSDQQLGDKTLREALAIHREHPSCAACHNRFDSAGLLLEGFDPIGRPRDKDLVGRPVQTDATLPNGEEAIGIEGLRSYIEQHRMKDFRRHFCESLLAFALGRTLILADDVQVDELVQSLQNNGDRISTVFERIVLSQPFRYKRLQTVTSDEGVSR, from the coding sequence ATGAGATCCCTGCCATCCGGTACGTTTTATGGACCGGCACCCTCCCCGCCAACACTTCTTGAGCTGTTTATGCACGTCGGATTCCACTTCCGAAAAAGTTTGGTTGCTGTCGCTTGCATTGCCATTGCCTTTGGGCTCCTGGCTGGGATCCCTATTCCACGTAAAACCTTCGCCGAGGAATTCCCCATTCCCCTGGCTGCAGGCAATTCTGCCGCCGATACGAGCGAGACCGATCAAGAGTTAGCTCGAACCTTTGAGGCCGAGATCCTTCCGCTCTTCAGCAAATACTGCATGGATTGCCACGACTCTGCGACGGCCGAAGCGAAATTGGACATGTCGATTTTTCGGTCCCCGTCGGATATCGATCAAGCGTGGGGGAGTTGGCAAGCGATCCTCTCCCGCGTCCATGAGAAAGAGATGCCTCCCGCCGATGCCGGGGAGCTCCCGAGCGACGAAGAGCGCAAGCGTCTTGCAGATTGGGCGAGCCGTTTTCGAACGAGCGAGGCCGCTAGACGTGCGGGCGATCCTGGCCCCATCAGTACACGGCGCCTTAGCAACTCGGAATACAACTACTCCATCCGCGATTTGACCGGCGTCGACATCAAACCGACAGCGAGTTTCCCGATCGATGCCGCCAATGCGGCGGGGTTCGATAACTCCGCAGAGTCGCTGACCATTTCCCCTTCGCTTATCAATAAGTATTTGGACGCTGCACGCAGCGTGGCGGACCACATGCTCTTGACCCCCGATGGAATTCGTTTCGCCCCGCACCCCGTGGTAACCGATACCGATCGCGATAAGTATTGTGTGCAGCGAATCGTCGATTTCTATCGAGCCCAACCCACTGCCCTCGATGCGTATCTCCTCGCTGCTTGGGAGGGGAAACGGGAATCCTTGTCTCCTGGGGCCGATAGATGGGTGGAGTTCGCTCGAGCTCGCAAGTTGAGTCCGCGCTATCTGACGACGATTTGGGAGCATCTGCATGACGTAACGATTCAGTGGGGACCATCCAAGGAGTTGCAGCGCCGTTGGAATGCATTGCCCAGTGACCGCGAAAAGTCCGACACGGTGGAGCGAGAATGCAAAGAGATCGCCAAATGGATCGAGGAGACGCGTCGTCCAATGCGAGTCCGAATCGCGAACCTCAACGGTGCTCGCGGAATGAACGGTGGATCGCAGCCATTGGTCTTGTGGAAGAATCGCAAGATGGCGGCTTCTCGACGACTCGTACATCATGACGCGATCAACCCAGACACCAAAGATTGTGTGTTGTCCGAAGCCGAATTGGCAATCATGAAGTCGGACAGGACCGAAGCGAAAGAGGCCGTTCAAAGAGACTATGAAAAATTTGGGGCGGTCTTCCCGGACACGTTTCTCGTGCTCGAGCGAGGCCGGGCACATATCTCCGAGGAGGAGGCGGCAAGGGAAGCAAAGGGACGGCTGCTCAGTGCCGGCTTTCATAGCATGATGGGCTTTTTTCGTGACGATCAACCGCTCTGCGAATTGATTCTCGACGAAGAACAAAAACGGCAGCTCGATCGTTTGTGGGAGGAGCTGAATTTCATCAGCCATGTTCCGACGCGGCAATACAGCGGTTTTATTTGGTTCGAGCGAGCCGAAGCATCCTTTATCAACGACCCCGCCTTTCATTTCGTTCGCGCTGAAGACAAATCGGCCTTGAGTCAGGAGATGATCGATCGATTTGCTAATGCTTATCTGAATAAACTCGAAGGCATGGAATCCTCGTCAGCACTTCGCGAGGCCGTCGCTTTCCATTTCAAAGATTGCAATACCAGGATCCGGGCGTTTGAAACGGAGTGGAAAGACGCTCGCCCCAAGCAATTAACGAGCTTGCTCGAGTTCGCTGGCCGCGCGTTTCGAAGACCGCTATCCGACCGAGACCGAGAGAGAATCTTGCAGTATTACGACGAGAGTTTGCAACAATCGTCGGGTGATCACCGCGCTGCGATGGAGGATACCCTCGTTACCATTTTAGTATCCCCGAGTTATCTCTATCGCTGGGACTTGCAAGGTGTTTCGTCGCAGAGCGAGGATGACGTCCGGGAAGAGGGGAGCGAATCAAAACAAGTCTCTGCACTGCCGATAGAGACGACTGCGATAGGGACGACTGGGCAGTCGATGGTACCTCTCCGCGACGAAGAGCTCGCGTCTCGGTTAAGCTACTTTCTATGGTCCAGTACGCCGGATCCTGAATTGATGGAACTGGCGCGACAACGTCGATTGAGCGACCCAGAAGTATTGGTCGCGCAGTCCCGACGCATGCTGGCCGATCCTCGAGCGAAAAGCATGTTGCTCGAGTTTCTTGGAAATTGGCTGGACTTCCGAAGGTTCGATCAGCATCAAGCAGTGGATCGCAATCAGTTTTCGTCATTCGACGACGAGTTGCGAAACTCGATGTGGCAAGAGCCGATCGAGTTCCTCCATTACTTGATCCAGAACGAAGGTACCGTCGCAGGCATACTCGATGCGGATTATATGATTCTAGACGGCCGGTTGGCTGCCCATTACGGCGTCAAGAATGCTCCACCGGTCTATGAAAGAAAATGGTCGAAGTTTCCGGAGGCCAAGGCATATCAACGGGGAGGCATTCTATCGATGGCGGTATTCCTCACCCAGAATTCTCCGGGGCTTCGTACCAGTCCTGTCAAACGAGGCTACTGGGTTGTGCGAAGACTGTTAGGTGAGCTGATACCACCTCCACCACCCAATGTTCCCGAACTCCCCAACTCCGATCAACAATTGGGAGATAAGACGCTTCGTGAAGCGCTCGCCATCCATCGCGAGCACCCGAGTTGTGCCGCTTGCCACAATCGATTTGATTCAGCAGGCTTGCTCCTGGAAGGATTCGATCCTATCGGACGGCCACGGGACAAAGATCTTGTTGGGCGTCCTGTTCAAACCGACGCCACCCTTCCTAATGGCGAGGAAGCCATCGGTATCGAGGGGCTCCGATCGTATATCGAACAGCATCGGATGAAGGACTTCAGGCGTCATTTCTGCGAAAGTCTTTTGGCGTTCGCGCTCGGGCGAACGTTGATTCTTGCCGATGATGTTCAGGTCGATGAACTGGTCCAGTCCCTCCAAAACAATGGCGATCGAATCAGTACCGTTTTTGAACGAATCGTGCTGAGCCAGCCATTTCGCTATAAACGTCTGCAAACCGTTACCTCGGACGAAGGAGTCTCGCGATGA